A genomic stretch from Fusarium musae strain F31 chromosome 9, whole genome shotgun sequence includes:
- a CDS encoding hypothetical protein (EggNog:ENOG41) — MNRTLSRLRCRALHTRLNPLLARSFADVKRPPSAPKPIVDIKHIRQHAELYQQTCVERNYRNQAQNPAKILELHARWQDLQRQGRALRERSNLLRRQLANPATSSDDEDLKEVRQLTREQIQEEARQLKQDLSAIEKGESQAVTQMEELALELPNLTHPDTPKGSDFEVMSYINDPPTFTESPEDKIWRSHVHIGSELGIFDFAGAATASGWGWYYLLGEAAQLEQALVQYALAVATRHGWTQVSPPSMVYSHIGAACGFQPRDLNGEQQVYTIAQSAEDAERGVPEMSLTGTSEIALAGMKANTTLDSEDLPLKRVAVSRCYRAEAGARGADTKGLYRVHEFTKVEMFAWTAPDEDIAQELFDEMLDLQTEILSSLGLYCRILSMPSHDLGASATRKIDMEAFFPSRRDNWGEVTSASMCTDYQTRRLGTRTRIDGKLAFPWTSNGTALAVPRVIAAILENGWDEEAKTVTIPECLRPWMDGKEKIGLGGRRSSVDRV, encoded by the coding sequence ATGAACAGGACATTATCGCGCCTACGGTGTCGCGCTCTACACACGAGGCTCAATCCACTATTGGCTCGCAGTTTCGCAGATGTGAAGCGGCCTCCCTCAGCACCAAAACCCATCGTCGATATCAAGCACATCAGACAACACGCAGAACTTTATCAGCAGACTTGCGTGGAGCGCAACTATCGCAACCAGGCGCAAAACCCAGCTAAAATTCTAGAACTTCATGCGAGATGGCAGGATCTTCAGCGACAGGGCCGCGCTTTGCGGGAGAGGTCGAATTTGTTGAGGAGGCAGCTTGCGAACCCGGCGACgagcagcgatgatgaggatctcaAGGAAGTGCGCCAATTGACCCGTGAACAGATCCAGGAGGAGGCGCGACAGCTCAAACAGGATCTTTCAGCAATCGAAAAGGGAGAGTCGCAGGCTGTTACGCAAATGGAGGAGTTGGCGCTCGAGTTGCCCAATCTCACTCATCCTGATACTCCAAAGGGAAGCGATTTTGAGGTTATGAGCTACATCAACGACCCACCCACTTTTACGGAATCACCTGAGGATAAAATCTGGCGATCTCATGTTCACATCGGTTCCGAGCTTGGTATCTTTGATTTCGCTGGTGCCGCTACTGCTTCTGGTTGGGGTTGGTACTATCTTCTTGGTGAGGCTGCTCAACTGGAGCAAGCTTTGGTTCAATATGCCCTCGCTGTTGCAACCCGTCATGGCTGGACACAGGTGTCGCCCCCCAGCATGGTTTACAGTCACATTGGAGCTGCCTGTGGATTCCAGCCCCGTGACCTGAACGGCGAACAACAAGTCTACACCATCGCCCAGTCAGCCGAAGACGCTGAGCGCGGTGTCCCTGAGATGAGTCTCACTGGAACATCCGAGATTGCTCTTGCAGGAATGAAGGCCAATACTACGCTCGATTCCGAAGACCTACCTCTCAAGCGAGTTGCCGTCTCTCGCTGCTATCGCGCTGAAGCTGGAGCCCGTGGTGCCGACACCAAGGGTCTATACCGAGTACACGAGTTCACCAAGGTAGAAATGTTCGCATGGACAGCCCCTGATGAGGATATCGCTCAGGAACTATTTGACGAGATGCTCGACTTGCAGACCGAGATCCTGTCTTCACTTGGCCTTTACTGCCGTATTCTCTCTATGCCCTCCCACGATCTCGGCGCATCAGCCACCCGTAAGATCGACATGGAGGCTTTCTTCCCCAGCCGTCGCGACAACTGGGGTGAAGTCACATCAGCAAGTATGTGCACCGACTACCAAACCCGCCGCCTCGGCACCCGAACACGCATTGATGGCAAGCTCGCCTTCCCCTGGACTTCCAATGGTACTGCCCTGGCTGTTCCTCGTGTGATAGCGGCTATTCTGGAGAATGGATGGGATGAAGAGGCGAAGACTGTCACAATTCCTGAGTGCTTGCggccatggatggatggcaaAGAAAAGATTGGTCTTGGGGGTCGTCGTTCGAGCGTGGATCGCGTGTAA
- the NRC2 gene encoding serine/threonine protein kinase, AGC (EggNog:ENOG41), with the protein MPSQKTSNGPGQVSHRLRNFFRMNTGGSTGSASSDKEKEKEKEKEKEKGSAATTPDPSKSRHTKFFSNTVGRLRAHTVASEGNQLEEAMSPTAHANPYFAHQGQPGLRHHNSDSVPPSPPDTPSLKVQGPDGAPANDQTTSETKEELARRLRRVASAPNAQGLFSKNDPNNERPATAELGKDPLLTSSGALGLIETAKALEAEDKAKHANSDDVLAALPAPNLGMAFRRTYSSNSIKVRNVEVSPSSFDKIKLIGKGDVGKVYLVREKKSSRLYAMKILSKKEMIKRNKIKRALAEQEILATSNHPFIVTLYHSFQSEDYLYLCMEYCSGGEFFRALQTRPGKCIPEEDARFYAAEVTAALEYLHLMGFIYRDLKPENILLHQSGHIMLSDFDLSKQSDPGGKPTMIVGKNGARTDALPTIDTRSCIANFRTNSFVGTEEYIAPEVIKGSGHTSAVDWWTLGILIYEMLYGTTPFKGKNRNATFANILREDIPFPDHTGAPQISNLCKSLIRKLLIKDENRRLGARAGASDIKAHPFFRTTQWALIRHQKPPIVPHAGRGVDTVNFRNVKESESVDLSGSRAMNLTGVPLDSGLATPGGEIADPFLEFNSVTLHHDGDDDHHR; encoded by the exons ATGCCGTCTCAAAAGACCTCCAATGGCCCCGGCCAGGTGAGCCATCGCCTGCGCAATTTCTTCCGCATGAACACTGGAGGTAGCACCGGCAGTGCTTCTAGCgataaggagaaggagaaggagaaggagaaggagaaggaaaagggtTCGGCCGCTACCACTCCCGATCCCTCGAAATCCCGTCATACCAAGTTCTTCAGTAATACCGTCGGCCGTCTGCGCGCGCACACCGTCGCTAGCGAGGGTAACCAGCTGGAAGAAGCCATGAGTCCTACGGCACATGCGAACCCTTATTTCGCCCATCAAGGCCAACCAGGATTGCGTCACCACAATTCCGACTCCGTTCCCCCAAGCCCTCCCGATACACCGAGTCTCAAGGTCCAAGGCCCTGATGGTGCCCCTGCGAACGATCAAACTACCAGCGAAACCAAAGAGGAACTCGCCCGGAGACTTAGAAGAGTCGCCAGTGCACCCAATGCCCAGGGCCTGTTCTCCAAAAACGATCCCAACAATGAGCGTCCCGCAACTGCCGAGCTCGGCAAGGATCCTCTTCTCACAAGTTCAGGCGCATTGGGTCTTATAGAAACGGCCAAGGCTCTGGAGGCCGAGGATAAGGCCAAACACGCCAATTCTGACGATGTTCTTGCTGCTCTTCCTGCCCCTAATCTGGGCATGGCTTTCCGCCGCACCTATAGCTCCAATTCTATCAAGGTTCGAAACGTCGAAGTTAGCCCCTCCagctttgacaagatcaagcttATTGGAAAGGGAGATGTCGGAAAGGTGTATCTTgtgagggagaagaagagcagcagGCTTTATGCCATGAAGA TACTAAGCAAGAAGGAAATGATCAAGCGCAACAAGATTAAGCGAGCTTTGGCAGAGCAGGAAATTCTTGCGACAAGTAACCATCCGTTCATTGTCACATTATACCACTCCTTCCAGTCAGAAGACTACCTATACCTGTGTATGGAGTATTGCAGTGGCGGCGAGTTCTTCCGCGCTCTGCAAACACGACCTGGAAAATGTATCCCTGAAGAGGATGCTCGATTCTACGCTGCCGAAGTGACAGCAGCACTGGAATACCTGCATCTTATGGGTTTCATTTACCGAGACTTGAAGCCTGAGA ACATTCTTCTGCACCAATCGGGCCATATCATGCTTTCAGACTTCGACTTGTCCAAGCAGTCAGACCCTGGTGGCAAGCCGACCATGATCGTCGGCAAGAACGGAGCCCGTACCGACGCTCTCCCAACTATCGACACTCGTTCATGTATCGCTAACTTCCGCACAAATTCTTTTGTTGGCACAGAAGAGTACATCGCGCCAGAAGTGATTAAGGGCAGCGGTCACACAAGCGCGGTCGATTGGTGGACATTGGGTATCCTTATTTACGAAATGCTTTACGGCACAACGCCCTTCAAGGGAAAGAACCGAAATGCAACTTTCGCAAATATCCTTAGAGAGGATATTCCATTCCCCGACCATACTGGTGCACCACAAATCTCCAA CCTCTGCAAGTCTTTGATAAGGAAACTActcatcaaggatgagaatCGACGACTCGGCGCCCGAGCTGGCGCATCAGATATCAAGGCGCATCCATTCTTCAGAACGACGCAATGGGCACTCATCCGACATCAAAAGCCACCGATTGTTCCTCACGCGGGCCGAGGAGTTGATACAGTCAACTTCCGAAACGTAAAGGAAAGCGAGAGTGTCGACTTGTCCGGATCAAGGGCGATGAACTTAACGGGAGTTCCACTAGACAGTGGACTGGCAACTCCTGGTGGTGAAATTGCCGACCCGTTCCTCGAGTTCAACAGTGTCACTCTGCATCACGATGGCGACGACGATCACCACCGCTGA
- a CDS encoding hypothetical protein (EggNog:ENOG41): MARGNQRDLARAKREKEKSKMKSGTNKSGTQMQQENETAAEIMRRKQAASDARKAAAGLAGKK; this comes from the exons ATGGCTCGTGGCAACCAGCGTGATCTGGCTCGCGCCAAaagggagaaggagaagagcaaAATG AAGTCGGGCACAAACAAGTCTGGTACCCAGATGCAGCAGGAGAATGAGACCGCCGCTGAAATTATGCGACGAAAACAGGCAGCTT CCGATGCGCGCAAGGCTGCCGCAGGCCTTGCAGGCAAGAAATAG
- a CDS encoding hypothetical protein (EggNog:ENOG41), with protein MGIKGIYQEVGEGERVALLKLAAESLEKQGRPLRIAIDIAIWQFQNQAAQGGTNPEIRTLFYRLVRLLACPVEPIFVFDGPYKPAVKRNKKSGRGDSFANAQAKRLIRLFGCNTHDAPGEAEAECALLQKHGVVDMVLTEDVDALMFGCTKMLRQWSPASKRDTTPTHVSLFDTEKMRLDQQGLDREGMVLVALMSGGDYDPNGLPGCGIKVAVEAAKAGFGRDLCRLKAVDKEGTAAWRNSLIHELRTNESGHFKRKNKALAIPETFPDFKVLRYYTHPVVSPGESIDEIREKVHLKREIQFEDLREFTREVFGWDYRVGALKFIKVLSHAVLVQKLQALERHDNADYVKGIAGFRSDLKNDLVAQVRIQHIPSEIVPIDLSKEEDEKIMQARGGLALNSDDEIDDAENIEESTAKRQPAPFNPSGRQGVWALEILAKSRIPEVFADAQVVQKAADKKKQQAKEPKTKGTRSKPGLKTGMPAGALNKFVRASKPHTVSTVTSKAVPKENEIIASPIRPTTSRRLRIPSPLEPSKQSASTSGSTVRQTATPWTLASSQVTPRTRKPANEQQAIVITSSPPCAADSPPPSPSPRPRTRVPASRDLPDPMCAIPMSSGSPQRLKDSALNARRVNPPASSQTSQPPKMKQMSMDIFTKKTKNTSSSQTSISKSSLPASKKHQPKSQTSFDDDFDSDSSTDLAPLSSLISRSSASPNKRQQSSLPPDRNATPSPAPARKKKLLIPKASAMGFYEEVEVDAEERDELMARETAALERRGVKAKIFRTSDVGFIDLTQDD; from the exons ATGGGTATCAAAGG GATCTACCAGGAGGTGGGCGAAGGCGAACGAGTGGCCTTACTTAAACTCGCCGCCGAGTCACTAGAGAAGCAGGGACGGCCTTTACGAATAGCGATTGATATTGCGATTTGGCAATTCCAAAATCAGGCGGCGCAAG GCGGCACGAATCCCGAAATTCGAACTTTATTCTACCGACTCGTTCGTCTACTGGCATGTCCAGTCGAGCCCATCTTTGTCTTCGACGGTCCATACAAGCCTGCGGTCAAGCGAAACAAGAAATCCGGTCGAGGCGACTCCTTCGCCAATGCACAAGCGAAACGATTAATTCGACTCTTCGGCTGCAACACCCATGATGCGCCTGGAGAAGCCGAGGCGGAGTGCGCTCTGCTGCAGAAACATGGCGTCGTAGACATGGTTCTCACAGAAGATGTTGACGCTCTGATGTTTGGATGCACCAAAATGCTGCGTCAGTGGTCACCAGCATCGAAACGCGACACAACACCCACGCACGTCTCTCTGTTCGATACCGAGAAAATGAGACTTGATCAACAGGGCTTGGATCGCGAAGGCATGGTTCTTGTGGCTTTGATGAGCGGCGGCGACTACGACCCTAACGGGCTCCCCGGCTGTGGAATCAAAGTGGCTGTTGAGGCTGCCAAAGCTGGCTTTGGTCGAGATCTCTGCCGCCTGAAGGCAGTGGACAAAGAAGGAACAGCGGCTTGGAGGAATTCTTTAATACATGAGCTTCGTACCAACGAGAGTGGTCATttcaagaggaagaacaaggccCTGGCGATACCGGAAACATTCCCAGACTTCAAGGTTCTCCGTTACTACACACATCCTGTTGTGTCCCCCGGGGAAAGTATAGACGAGATCCGAGAGAAAGTTCATCTGAAAAGAGAGATCCAGTTTGAAGACCTAAGAGAGTTTACGAGAGAGGTATTTGGCTGGGATTACCGAGTTGGCGCTCTCAAGTTCATAAAGGTGCTTTCTCATGCAGTGCTTGTCCAGAAGTTGCAGGCTCTAGAAAGACATGACAACGCAGACTACGTCAAAGGGATCGCAGGGTTTAGGTCCGATCTCAAGAATGACTTGGTGGCGCAAGTTCGCATACAGCATATCCCAAGCGAAATTGTGCCCATCGACTTGTccaaagaggaagatgaaaagATAATGCAAGCTCGAGGTGGACTGGCACTGAACAGCGATGACGAAATCGACGATGCGGAGAACATCGAGGAATCCACGGCGAAACGGCAGCCGGCTCCTTTTAACCCTTCGGGGCGGCAAGGTGTTTGGGCATTGGAAATATTGGCAAAGTCGAGGATACCAGAGGTGTTTGCAGACGCTCAGGTGGTGCAAAAGGCTGCAGATAAGAAGAAACAGCAAGCCAAGGAACCAAAAACGAAAGGAACAAGGTCCAAGCCTGGCCTGAAGACGGGGATGCCTGCTGGGGCGCTTAACAAGTTTGTGCGAGCAAGCAAACCTCATACTGTCTCTACAGTGACTTCCAAAGCTGTACCTAAAGAGAACGAAATAATCGCCTCGCCGATCCGACCGACAACGTCCCGCCGCTTGCGAATACCGTCACCTCTGGAGCCAAGTAAGCAATCTGCGTCAACCTCGGGTAGCACCGTCAGGCAGACAGCAACCCCTTGGACACTTGCGAGCTCACAGGTGACTCCTAGGACACGAAAGCCTGCAAATGAACAGCAAGCGATTGTTATCACATCTAGCCCGCCCTGTGCAGCAGACTCGCCTCCCCCTTCGCCTTCGCCGCGGCCAAGGACTCGTGTGCCTGCCTCTCGCGACTTACCTGACCCGATGTGTGCAATTCCTATGTCAAGCGGTTCTCCGCAAAGGCTGAAAGACTCGGCGTTGAACGCGAGACGTGTAAACCCaccggcttcttctcagACATCTCAACCTCCCAAGATGAAACAGATGTCTATGGACATATTCACAAAAAAGACCAAGAACACGAGTTCCTCCCAGACATCTATTTCAAAATCTTCACTCCCAGCTTCCAAAAAACACCAGCCAAAATCTCAAACGAGCTTcgatgatgactttgataGTGACTCGTCAACCGATCTTGCTCCCCTCTCCTCCCTCATCTCCCGCTCCTCTGCATCCCCTAACAAACGACAACAATCGTCCTTGCCACCAGATCGAAACGCAACCCCAAGCCCTGCTCCTGcgcggaagaagaagttACTCATCCCAAAGGCCAGCGCCATGGGTTTCTACGAAGAGGTGGAGGTCGACGCCGAAGAGCGCGACGAGCTGATGGCCAGGGAGACAGCAGCTCTAGAGCGCAGAGGAGTTAAGGCTAAGATTTTTCGGACGAGCGATGTTGGATTTATAGACCTGACGCAGGATGATTAA
- a CDS encoding hypothetical protein (EggNog:ENOG41): MTKFSNSEEPGFVAICGELKRWMKRIQQPQSKPRERSHVAHCLVPYTFNPDFVGRSEILDLLKTQLGDLESQSPGRGHRRAALYGLGGVGKTQIALSYAYWTQEVSQDTSVFWVHASSIEKFSEGYAHIANECKITGHEDPTFDVLPAVRDWLESKESGQWLMVIDNADDLQLFFPPNEPSKLKPNAENNLAQFVPECPHGNVLITTRNMQVGSRLTKGKFPIEVGKMDEIEASQLLRQGLHQEDESEKDLLQLSSRLEFLPLALVQAAAFIQENSITVNEYLELLDGSADDLIDLLNEEFETVGRDSDTPRAVAQTWMLSFQQIERQYIFASELLSLMCLFDRQRIPLEFLEFYAKENLPADSNTKLQLVKALGILKAFCFIRAEKAGDHTMHRLIQLVTRNWLVRKGSIAEFTRHAFLSVSDFYPYAQFEDTEWFEKLTTCTGYLSHANSVLEVQILEVEEDRLVRASLLHRVASFLYYQGRYREAEIMQREGVGIRKELLGDDHLETLVLVSDHAVSLADLDQYEESERLLRGVVETWKRLEGDEHYKTVDAMGNLAVILSEQDKNEEANALERQVLEVRLRTLGEEHLDTIHTMDNLAINLDEDKEEKERMQRRCLEVKIKHLGEEHPLTLDSKASLARTLFSKGCGLSEAEDLQVQAYETSKRVLGLENPKTLALMTDLGTTWLAYGQLFIDDRHLYPDVDMLGDARNILEECLALRTKLFGPDHFYTNTTRQVLEECLESIEVARRLDAEAEAKAEGKAEAEAEISDLDPK, translated from the exons ATGACAAAATTTTCCAATTCCGAGGAGCCTGGATTTGTGGCCATATGTGGGGAGCTTAAGCgttggatgaagaggatcCAGCAACCACAGTCTAAACCTCGTGAGCGTTCTCATGTTGCACATT gcCTCGTTCCATACACTTTCAACCCAGATTTTGTCGGAAGATCTGAGATACTTGACTTGCTGAAAACTCAACTGGGAGATCTGGAATCTCAGTCACCTGGTAGGGGTCATCGAAGGGCTGCACTCTATGGCCTTGGTGGAGTTGG AAAGACACAAATCGCATTATCATATGCATACTGGACTCAGGAAGTTTCTCAGGATACATCAGTGTTTTGGGTCCATGCTAGCAGCATCGAAAAGTTTTCAGAAGGTTATGCACATATCGCCAACGAGTGCAAGATCACGGGACATGAAGACCCTACTTTCGATGTTTTGCCAGCCGTCAGAGACTGGTTGGAGAGCAAGGAGAGTGGACAGTGGCTGATGGTCATTGATAACGCTGATGACCTGCAACTTTTCTTCCCTCCTAACGAACCGTCAAAGCTGAAGCCCAATGCCGAGAATAACTTGGCTCAGTTCGTACCAGAATGCCCTCATGGCAATGTGCTTATCACAACAAGGAACATGCAGGTAGGCTCACGACTTACAAAGGGCAAGTTTCCCATCGAAGTCGGCAAGATGGACGAAATTGAGGCATCTCAGCTTCTCCGTCAAGGCTTACACCAGGAGGATGAGTCTGAAAAGGACTTGCTCCAGCTCTCATCTCGTCTGGAGTTTCTTCCTCTAGCTCTGGTGCAAGCAGCTGCCTTTATTCAGGAGAACTCCATCACGGTCAACGAATACCTCGAGCTCTTAGATGGAAGTGCGGACGATCTCATTGATCTCCTGAACGAAGAATTCGAAACTGTCGGAAGGGACTCGGACACGCCTCGCGCGGTTGCCCAGACCTGGATGCTTTCCTTCCAACAAATAGAACGACAGTATATTTTTGCTAGTGAGCTCCTCTCGCTGATGTGCTTATTCGATCGCCAAAGAATACCTCTCGAATTCCTCGAGTTTTACGCCAAAGAAAATCTACCCGCAGACTCGAATACCAAACTACAACTTGTGAAGGCACTTGGGATACTAAAGGCGTTCTGCTTCATCCGGGCAGAGAAAGCCGGTGACCATACCATGCATCGTCTGATTCAGTTAGTCACGCGGAATTGGTTGGTACGAAAAGGAAGCATAGCCGAGTTCACCAGGCACGCTTTCCTCTCTGTGTCGGACTTTTACCCCTATGCACAGTTCGAAGATACTGAATGGTTCGAGAAGTTGACAACATGCACTGGGTATCTTTCGCACGCAAACTCTGTCCTGGAGGTCCAGATACTTGAAGTAGAGGAAGATAGACTTGTGAGGGCCTCATTACTTCACCGAGTTGCGTCATTCCTCTATTACCAGGGCCGGTACCGTGAAGCAGAAATTATGCAACGCGAAGGAGTTGGCATTCGAAAAGAGCTATTAGGTGACGATCATCTGGAGACTCTCGTTTTAGTCTCAGACCACGCAGTTTCGTTGGCAGATCTGGACCAATATGAAGAATCGGAACGCTTGCTGCGAGGTGTCGTGGAGACCTGGAAGCGACTCGAAGGCGATGAACATTACAAAACTGTTGATGCCATGGGTAACCTTGCTGTCATCCTCTCCGAACAAGACAAAAATGAGGAAGCAAATGCATTAGAGAGACAAGTTCTCGAGGTCAGATTACGAACACTCGGAGAAGAACATCTCGATACTATCCACACGATGGATAATCTTGCAATCAACCTggatgaggacaaggaggaaaaggaaaggatGCAGAGAAGGTGTTTAGAAGTAAAGATAAAGCATCTTGGTGAGGAGCATCCTCTAACACTCGACAGTAAGGCAAGTCTGGCGAGAACATTATTTAGCAAAGGCTGTGGTCTCTCGGAGGCTGAGGACTTGCAGGTCCAAGCCTACGAGACTAGCAAAAGAGTTCTTGGTCTAGAAAACCCCAAAACTCTGGCCCTCATGACTGACCTTGGGACCACATGGTTGGCGTATGGTCAGCTCTTCATAGACGATAGGCATTTGTATCCCGACGTTGACATGCTTGGCGATGCGAGGAATATATTGGAGGAATGTCTTGCGCTGCGGACAAAGCTGTTTGGTCCAGATCATTTCTACACAAATACGACACGCCAGGTGCTGGAGGAGTGCCTAGAGTCAATCGAGGTCGCGAGACGTCTTGATGCAGAAGCGGAGGCAAAGGCAGAAGGAAAAGCAGAGGCAGAAGCAGAGATatcagaccttgatcctaagtga
- a CDS encoding hypothetical protein (EggNog:ENOG41) gives MASGAGSTLAHRSVASIRGGPPQGPSPTTPHTPNRSSVISSYGSPSTIRADDEFIVVELGSRHIRVGFAGDTSPRVVLQCSPEDQRRAGDFRGWQQPKRSPGLQWSKEHEFWRYDLRDIELGLYQDKLERVLHGAFSKYLLIDSRPRRLGLVLDSGVPLPLLTATLDTLFSRFQSPTISLMSTPSMSAISAGVRSALVIDMGWAETVITSVYEYREVKTTRTVRGGRALLDTLYKTVEPLIPGEHDVTKQRALGFEECEDIMCRLMWCKPSEFRSSQRQSTQLETVDEQEEIEAESAQAGVPTGVAQIPINTSRRPVTVELPFEKLAEVCDDTFFDPLADRATFDDDELPLHLLLYRHLLQLPLDVRAICMSRIMFTGGCSNILGIKQRIIDDLTAIVNKRGWEPVFGKVVDRHRNSARIHQQSSTTSPTEGSPSSSPGEAEQRKSPKNAADSKPEHDPIEAKVVRQRATVPQFKGQIRVIHTLGPWIGGSLLCQLKIPAMAIIDRESWLLQGANGASRPSEVDFKAQHRQSVQAGGYSRGGGGHHGNWTLGVWGYL, from the exons ATGGCCTCTGGCGCTGGATCTACACTTGCTCATAGAAGCGTGGCTAGTATCCGTGGAGGTCCTCCTCAGGGGCCGAGTCCAACGACTCCACATACCCCGAATCGCTCGTCTGTTATTTCATCATACGGCTCACCATCGACTATTCGTGCTGACGACGAGTTCATCGTTGTTGAGCTAGGCTCACGCCATATCAGAGTAGGATTTGCGGGCGACACATCTCCAAGAGTGGTTCTTCAATGCAGCCCTGAAGATCAAAGGCGGGCTGGAGACTTCAGAGGATGGCAGCAGCCGAAACGGTCACCTGGCTTGCAATGGTCAAAGGAGCACGAGTTTTGGCGATATGATCTAAGAGATATAGAACTTGGCCTATACCAAGATAAGCTGGAGCGTGTGCTGCATGGTGCTTTCTCAAA ATACTTGCTCATCGATTCCAGACCACGAAGACTTGGGCTGGTCTTAGACTCTGGAGTACCTTTACCACTGTTGACAGCCACCTTGGATACACTGTTCAGCAGATTTCAGTCACCGACTATCTCTCTCATGTCAACACCGTCCATGTCAGCCATCTCAGCAGGTGTGAGATCCGCCTTGGTGATTGATATGGGCTGGGCAGAAACTGTCATCACCAGTGTCTATGAATACCGGGAAGTTAAGACAACACGTACAGTCCGAGGTGGCAGAGCACTTTTAGACACACTTTACAAAACCGTCGAGCCATTAATACCAGGAGAACATGATGTCACCAAACAGAGAGCGCTAGGTTTTGAGGAATGCGAAGACATCATGTGTCGTTTAATGTGGTGCAAGCCATCAGAATTTCGATCATCTCAAAGACAGTCTACCCAGCTGGAAACAGTtgatgaacaagaagagatcgAGGCCGAGTCGGCGCAAGCTGGCGTCCCAACAGGAGTCGCCCAAATACCCATTAACACAAGTCGTCGTCCAGTGACAGTGGAGCTTCCCTTTGAGAAACTCGCCGAGGTCTGCGACGATACCTTTTTCGACCCCTTGGCAGACCGAGCGACatttgacgacgacgaaTTACCGCTGCACCTGCTATTGTATAGACATCTTTTACAACTACCACTGGATGTACGAGCGATCTGCATGTCACGCATAATGTTCACAGGAGGATGTTCCAATATCTTGGGCATCAAGCAACGAATTATCGACGATCTCACAGCCATCGTCAACAAGAGGGGATGGGAGCCAGTGTTCGGAAAGGTTGTGGACAGGCATCGCAATAGTGCTAGGATCCATCAGCAATCCAGCACCACTTCTCCTACAGAAGgctcgccatcctcatcaccaggTGAAGCCGAGCAACGCAAATCTCCCAAGAACGCAGCCGATTCAAAGCCAGAGCACGACCCGATAGAAGCCAAGGTTGTACGACAGCGGGCTACGGTTCCACAATTCAAGGGCCAGATCCGAGTGATCCATACTCTTGGTCCGTGGATTGGAGGCAGCCTACTTTGTCAATTGAAGATTCCTGCCATGGCGATCATTGATCGCGAGTCGTGGCTTCTACAAGGCGCCAATGGAGCTTCTCGACCTAGCGAAGTGGACTTTAAGGCACAGCACAGACAGAGCGTACAAGCAGGAGGATATTCTCGGGGAGGCGGAGGACATCACGGAAACTGGACTCTAGGTGTATGGGGTTACCTGTAG